Within Xiphophorus hellerii strain 12219 chromosome 10, Xiphophorus_hellerii-4.1, whole genome shotgun sequence, the genomic segment tattcaactcttaaCAAAAAGTTCACACAACTTAccatctttcacaaactcacacatttaggttcaaaatctaaactaaccaaatttattcgacttaaagagtagaagatcgtagacacaactaaatgtaggctcaaatgttttacagtgtaaaaatGCTGGCAGTGATTCATCTTGCAtatcttttaatatttctttctctAAAATGTGACAATAGATTACCTTCACATTGCAAACATCACTTGTCACAATATCTggagtcagtctgctgggatcTGGAGTTTTCGGTGGTTTACAGTCTGACCTTCAGCGTCTCTCTGGTGTCTGCACAGCTGCGCTCCTGTAAACACTTCCCCTGCTTGGAAATCAGTTTCAACCCACTCcttccttctctttctctctcaaaCACTCATACATCAAACAGAATAAACACCATAAAGTCCAAAACACGGCCGACGTCACTTCCTGGCAGAATCGCTCGCCACATTCTGCTGCGGCGCGTGACGCAGGGAGACGTGTCAGCGCTGCATCTTCCTTCTCAGGTctggaaatgtgtttattttccgAGCGGAGGACTGCAGGGGAAGGCACGCTAGGTTACAGTAAATGTTGTGAACGTGACAAAAGGATCTTCATCACTGGTGTGAGTTGGAGTCGCTTCAGCTGCGTTGCTGTGTGTTGAGGTAATATGCAGAACATCTCATATAAACACTGACTACTGCATCGCTGGAATGTGGCAAAACACTTAATGTCAAGACTTtttttgatgtttcttttttaaataatcttgtTAAAAGGCAACAGAATCGAtttgtaaaaagtgtttaaacCACATTATGGGAACACTGGTCCAGGTGTTCACTGGATTCCAGTTTAAGCGGCTTAATGTCTGACTCACACACTCTTGCGAAGTTGGACCTCCTTCTCCTAACTCCTTTATAAAAGCACCAAACTTCCTTTAATCCAGAAGCTGCTCACACAGAGTCAagaatttcatatttattatttatttttgaatttttttccccactagctatttattgttattgtttattttgtatttattttatttaacgtTCCCTTTTATTCCTTcgtcaaaatgtttttgtttccaattAAACGCCCTTCCTGCCCGTTCCCCTTCCTTTTCTTAATCCTCTCTCTTCCCTTTTTCTCTTCCTCGTTTTACATCCCAGAATCCAACCCAATCTTTGCCTTCAGGAATCAGCTCAGAGAGGTGCATCTCTACACAGGTATGTACAGGATTTCAGCTTTGTTCAGTGCAGGAAGCAGAATCTGGAATTTAATAAAAAGGAACTgagattttcaaacattttgtggaTGGAAAGATGAATTTCAATTAAAGGTGTGAATCTGGACAGTGAGATGAAACGATTTAAATCTCTTTCTGCATTTATaagatatttaaattatatgaTAACTTCTTTCTGATCCTTTTCActcatgatttattttatctacgacaaaactgtttatatttaagttaattaaatgaaaaatgaaagagtttattcattttaattctgctgatttctttctgctgcagaaaatcACAGACGGGGGTTGTATGTGGAGATACATCTGGATGGGAGAGTGACTGGAAGTGATGCTCAGAGTCCTTATAGTGAGTAACTGActgattaaaacataaacaatatgtaaaaacatatgaaaaaaTATGTGCAAATACAGAAAccagcacttttttttaatctcattgtTAATGTTCCTTAAAATTTGatctttaatttgaataaatgtatttaatagattaaaaaaactaagaattgttttcaacaaaatagTACAAATGTAACTGGaatgaaatatttgttgaaataatgCTCCACTTTTTAGAGTTGATCAGATTGTTTAGGGACTTTAATTCAGGAATCCAAGACTTTCCGCTTcttctacactgtaaaaaacacaacattttacaaagtatttcgGTCGAGTTtcaagtgaaaatatcttaggacatttgaaataagactaaactaatttacaagtaacctttcagcaagacatggaagcttgttttaatcaatttgttgaatattgataaaaagtgcAGACTTTTTCActcataaaaagacatttttccaaaattataAGTTTAAAGAATCCTCCAGAGTGgagctagtactttttaaaatcaatatttatgaattatttacttaaaacaagctcctatttctcaTTGAATAGTTACTTTTAGGTAAGTTTAGTCTTactttaagtgtactaagatgtttgcactagaaactagacacaAACTCTTGGTAAGATcatgtgtttttgaagtgtatgACATGACAGAGGCTCCTTTCTCTTGGTCACTCTTGAAAATGGGAAGACGTGATTAAAGTGCGTAAAAATTGGAAGAGGACTCAAGTGCGTCATTAAGGATATAatagaagctgaagaaaaatctCCTGAGCTGTAAAAATCAAACTGATAATACGGGAGCCTGAAAACTGAACCTGTTTGTTTGTCCAGGTGTGTTGCAGATAAAGTCTGTTAAACCGGGTCATGTGGTCATAAAGGGACAGACATCGTCCCTGTTCCTCTGCATGGACGACTCCGGGAATCTAAGAGGACAGGTACGATAGAGGAAAGTTCAAGAACATCTAACttctttattcttatttttcctcttctggTTATGAAACTTTTAACGGTTTCCGCTCATTTCAGACAAACTATGACGAGGCTGACTGCTCCTTCAGGGAACTGCTGCTGGCCGATGGCTACACCCGTTTCCTGAACTCACAACATGGCGTTCCTTTATCACTGGCATCCAGAAACTCTCCAGATCGACACTCCGTTCCTTTCACAAGATTTTTACCTCTCAGGAATACTTTAACGGTTTCAGAAGAATCAACAAAAACTCAGAGGGACTTCAACCTGGACTCGGATGACCTTCTCGGGATGGGACAGAACGTGGTGGTTAGTCCTCAGCTGTTCGTGGACTAAAATACAGAACCACAAAGAAATCAGAACTGTTTGGGTTTTAAAACTCTGATACGTGATTGTCttctaatttattattattgttgtttctttgGGGGATTCTTAAATATAATTAATACTGAcctaagttatttatttatttttgtgtcttatttaaagcttattttaatttgtattcaTTCTGAGAATTGCTCAGATCTTTAGAggaaaaatgaataattcagaTTTCATTTCCAGGTAAAGAAATTCTGGAATTGCACAATTGtatttgtgcaattctatgtttttttttttctttttggtattTCTAATGCAGAGCAGTGCTCAGCACCTTCTTGCACAACAGTGGAAAAATGCCTGCGTGGGAGCAGGACGCCCTCTAGTGGAAGAAACTAATAATGAGcgcaaatgtttgattttttattttgctaatttctgtttgatttgtgattcaagaaagagaaaaaaaatcttaacgacaaattttctaaattaaattgtaatttatgagtttgttaaaaataaaataaaatttgatttaaatctcTGGACATCTTgagttattttccttttttttttttttacagtaatcaCACAGACATGCCTccttttttctacattatttaAACTGACGGAGAGTTTTAGGCTGTCTTGTCATTACTTTTACCATGAAGTTATGaataaattgtctttttgttttgaatgatTCCAGAAGTGGTCATATTACTGCAACTACAACTCCCTCTATGCTGccatttaaaaaactaaaaaaaaaaaggataaataacatttatatttacaatCAAATATATATAGCTGGTCAGTCAGCATAATAATTATCCACAATATGGGCCAAATTAACACAGAGATGGTTCACCAATTGTAAAGATGTCAATAATCAAAGCAATGGtgattttgttgaaaacaataTTCTCTCATCATGTATTCCTTTCTGAATAAATGAAGCCTACTCGAattaaaagttagatttttctatttttgtgtgGGGGGTACtgcaaaaaagattaatttacttTAGAGGGATCCACAATTAGTTGAACGTGTTGACATAAATGTGTTGTAATTTTactattaatttaaaaattgctcTTTGTGATACATACAAACTCAAAAttacttaacattttttaagatattttgttgtatttgtcaCGCGTGGAggtagccattttattggcagtaattttataacaaaaacaacgtgaaagaaaataagagaaatatGAGAAAGAGCCGAAGAAATGAACCACGTCCACCAGTAGGGGGCGGTAATGCTACTTAACGGTTTTTGCCAATCGCCAATAAAACTCAAGAAGAGCCGGAAAACCACAACTTCCTAAACCTTTTTGCTCTCAGCATTTCTCTCTAGAAGCCTTTAAGCAAAAATAAGCAATAAGCAAAATTGATAACAGAGCCTTACCCTCGTAAGCTTAAACCAAATGACATGCAGACATTTTCCAGCCACAAAGCGCGGTCTAAAGCCCGTCCCAGGCTAACGAGCGAAAGACAATATGCTTTTAAATAACAAAGCTATTACCATATCATCGAATGTGAAATCACGGACCGACACCGGGCCATAAACCAGACCCTAAACAGATGTTACCGGACCGCATAGAGCCCATGAACTACTTACCGGATCACACAGTCCGACCAGAGGTTCGTGTCTTTCATTGTTTCTGAAGTTAGCAGCAGCACAATCATCAGATTCTTCGGGTAACTCTTTCCTCTTATTTCGTTTGGTCTTCCTCACCTTCATTGCCGCCTGTGATTTCTACATTGCCATCGATTTCAACCCGCTGCGGTTCAGATTGAAAAGGCTGAAAGTTGACTGGACGGTTAGCTAGCACTACGGGACCTAGCATGTcatgtacccagaatgcattgcagcgtAAACAACATGGCGACATCCGTGTTTCAGCatatgacaatattttatttaaatctataaaaactaaacagcctatatttatatctcgtagagcacttctggatagatgcaaactacatttcgttgcttgtacttgtgacagtgcaatgacaataaagttgaattctattctattctatttttactgtattgtttttcaatgtaaaataaatatttctcaaataaaatctatagTTACAACTAATTGTGGATTCCTATAAGGCTTATTTCACACTGTTATCAGAGCTCAATAACAATATTGATAAAGTTAGTCACTCCGCTGCTACCAGACAAATCTAAATTatctttgaaaaactaaaacaaaagtttcttGTTGATATCATAGACCTGCTGGTATGATCAAATTAACATAAGCTATTTAGAAGTTAGCATTTCTTCCCGtgcctttaaaaatgtgttgctgtAATGTGGAAAATCACACTGACGTCATGTTTTCCTCACTTCCTCATCTTTTGTAAGCAGAGATCTGGATTTTATCCACCAAAAACCTCATTTAATTTCATCGGTTCGGACTTTACTGGTTGTTAAACGGACAAGCTGAAGCCAATTACTAAAGTGGTTTATTGTAGAAGGATTGCTTTAGCCTGCATATCTTCTGTTAGTCTCCACTGTGATGTAGTGGAAAATCTGAAGAGTTTTATTGAGACAGAGGAACATTACTAGAACATCATCGGATGACAACTATTTGGCAGTTATCAAGACTTCCCCCAGAAACTCAAACATGAAACACGAGGTCTGATATGGCATcctaaaatttttttttttcatttttattttatcatagaataaaaaaaatacaattatcaCTTGGTGAATATTATATTTGTCAACCCATTTAATTTATATCCATGTATTTTTACTGCCTACAGATTAAAGCAGCTTTCATgaaaattagtaaaatagtatCCTTGACAAAAACACTGAGCAATAAAGCATAAATTAAGGGTATTACTGCCATAGCATAACAAAGAGAGCATGTAATTAAAACAACAGACAAATGCAGCCTTTGTACACTTCTCACAAAAGAGTGTTGAGAATGTGAAGTCGGATCGGGACAGATCCCAGTCTTTCTACGGAGGAAGCTTTACTGCCATTTGGCTGAGTTCTGCTGTGACGTAGCAATCATCTGTTTCGCTTGCACTTCAACCTTTAAGGCAAAAATAACTAAGACGTCATAGTTTCAAGGCACATACTTTCTGAAAGTCATTTTCATCCCAAGCTGGAAGCACTGCTACATGTTAGCAGGAGTTATTTTTATACCGTTACCCTGAGAATAGAAAGCTGTTGGTAGTTTgagctgttctgtgaaaaagGCTTATCTTCGGGTATATTTAGCTGACTTGTGTTGATGAAAAGGACGATTAAGCGAGGAAGTAGAACCAATACAACATTTTTAGGAGGTATGACCTTGATTGTCTTACTCAAGGTGAGAATTTAAAAGCTTCCCTTTGGAGTTCCTCcaattttttcacttttgttgcAAGATTTAGCTTATTTACTTACACTTTTTGTGTCTTTGAATAACGGTGCTAAGAATCCCGGCTCTCTCTAAACTTGTGTAACTAGTGGTTCTCTCAGATACATGTTACCTCCTGTGTACTCTGCCATCTGGCCAGTACATAGTCCGCCAAGTAAAGTCCCGTTGAGAGGGTTGCAGATTCCTTCAGTGGGATAAAATTCTGGATCTTGATACCTATCCCCATCCTCAGTCTCCTCTCCTTCAGGCTCCTCATCCTCCCACAGGGATGTCTGCACATGATTGTACTCAGTATGATCTTCACATTCAGTCTCTCGGTGGTAGAAGTAGCTGAAGTTGGACACAATGACGGGCACAGGCAGAGAGATGGTCAGAACACCAGCAATGGCGCACATGGAGCCAACCATTTTACCCCAAACAGTCGCAGGGTACATATCACCGTATCCCACTGTGGTCATTGTGACAACTGCCCACCAAAAGCCATGCGGTATGCTGACAAAATCCGTGGTGTGGTGGTCAGCTTCCGCAAAGTAGACAGCGCTGGAGAAGATGATGACCCCAATAAACAGGAAGAAGATGAGCAGGCCGAGCTCACGCATGCTTGCCCGTAGCGTCTGACCGAGGATCTGAAGGCCCTTGGAATGCCGAGACAGCTTGAAGATTCTGAAGACCCTCACCAACCGGATGACTCTGACGATGGCCAAGGATGTGGTCGGAGACGAGTCATCGTCTTTGGCCAGCTCTGTTCCCAGGGTGACAAAGTAAGGAAGGATGGCGCTGAAATCAATGATGTTCATGACATCCTTAAAGAAGTGGATCTTGCTGGGAGCGCTTGAGAATCGCATGATGAGCTCAAAAGAAAACCAGCATATGCACAAAGTTTCCACCATGAAGAAGGGGTCGGTGAAAATGCTTGGAGGAGGAGGCATGTTCTCTGAAGAGTTCCTCCCCTGGGAGTGGTATTCCTAAAGAGGAACAGACAGGAAATACAGcaaaagtttgaaacattttggtaaaCTAAACAAGTGcacaataacaaaacataaatccTATTAATTGGTATTAAATTAGAAACACTAAAATGTATAAAGAGTATTGCTCCAGAAATTAAGCAATGgagtgttttcattttatgtcaTCAGACCGGATGGCCATTTTGGTAGtatagaaaaactaaaacaagctAAGTCCAATGTTAAcaagtaaggtaaaaataataacatactCCTGTTGCTGAAATTGTTCTGatcatgaaaaacatttactttataaaaagtttcaacaattaataataatgataatcaAGTAGAAGAATGTCAGAAGCTGTTAGGGTAGAGAAGATATATGTAGCTTGTTAAGCTACATTAAAACTTTCAGCGGTAGGAGGAAAGGAGTTAGTGCTGGGTGGATATTGTGTCAGGTAGGCCCTCTTAGTTATGTGTTCATTGATAAGATTGTATTGCTTGAACCTTTTTAAATGCATATATCTCTTGTAAGCCCTGCTGGGTCAATCTGTTTCTTTGCACAGTAGCACCATCTGTTTCCCTCCTACAgttatggaaacattttcaattcaggAGCAGGGAAACTTTCTCATTATAATGTGATTCATAATTCATCAAAACCAAAATATGTTCTCGTTTGCTCACTGCTTCTCCGTTTTCTCAAACAGTCTTGGTACTTGTTAGCCAGTCTGGTGCTTTTATGgccaaaaacatctttaaaatattcaaaaaatatCAGAAGTTTGTTTAAAACTGCTTTACTAATCACCATGAGTATCTCCAACATGGCCGCAATGTGTAGCTTTTGGAACTTGATGACATCAGTGAAAACACTACTAGGAATGGTTAGGCTAAGCTAGGCTAACTAATAAGAGGTTTTCAGGGTCCATTGTTAGCCTAAAGCACAGACTACTCAGTAAATACACATCTAtcatcaaaaatattcacagttcATCTACAAATTTCTAATAAGCTACGTTGATATT encodes:
- the LOC116727665 gene encoding potassium voltage-gated channel subfamily A member 7-like; the protein is MDSGDPEAFEEGDRGNEGNTEKDKHLKNQLNTEEKGEKENKGDENEKKKERRRSGGLWRSGWALSERLAINVSGMRYETQLRTLAQFPNSMLGDPKRRARYFDPLRNELFLDRNRACFDAILYFYQSGGRLRRPGNIPLDIFMDELMFYELGEDIVNRFKEDEGFPKEEERPLPSNEIQRKLWMLFEHPESSSGARIIAIISVMVIVLSILIFCLETLPDFKKEEYHSQGRNSSENMPPPPSIFTDPFFMVETLCICWFSFELIMRFSSAPSKIHFFKDVMNIIDFSAILPYFVTLGTELAKDDDSSPTTSLAIVRVIRLVRVFRIFKLSRHSKGLQILGQTLRASMRELGLLIFFLFIGVIIFSSAVYFAEADHHTTDFVSIPHGFWWAVVTMTTVGYGDMYPATVWGKMVGSMCAIAGVLTISLPVPVIVSNFSYFYHRETECEDHTEYNHVQTSLWEDEEPEGEETEDGDRYQDPEFYPTEGICNPLNGTLLGGLCTGQMAEYTGGNMYLREPLVTQV
- the fgf21 gene encoding fibroblast growth factor 21 yields the protein MFLFPIKRPSCPFPFLFLILSLPFFSSSFYIPESNPIFAFRNQLREVHLYTENHRRGLYVEIHLDGRVTGSDAQSPYSVLQIKSVKPGHVVIKGQTSSLFLCMDDSGNLRGQTNYDEADCSFRELLLADGYTRFLNSQHGVPLSLASRNSPDRHSVPFTRFLPLRNTLTVSEESTKTQRDFNLDSDDLLGMGQNVVVSPQLFVD